One part of the Rutidosis leptorrhynchoides isolate AG116_Rl617_1_P2 chromosome 1, CSIRO_AGI_Rlap_v1, whole genome shotgun sequence genome encodes these proteins:
- the LOC139882981 gene encoding peroxisomal membrane protein 13, giving the protein MATNNSQQSGGGAPPKPWERAGTASGPTPFKPASSGSTSDVVESSGTARPGEIVAPNDTTSTVNRNNLGRPVPSRPWEQQQPTYGTTLGGAGYGSTLGYNSGYGAGGYGSYGGMGSTYGSGGLYGNSMYRGGGYGGLYGGGSSMYGGGMYGGGYGSSMGGMGMGMGMGMGMGMGGPGGPYGDDDPNNPFGPPTQPPGFWISLMRVMSGFVTFFGRVAMLIDQNAQAFHMFMSALLQLFDRSGMLYGELARFVLRILGVKTKPNKLQPPGPNGPHGPHNQIEGPKGAPAGAWDGVWGNN; this is encoded by the exons ATGGCAACCAATAATTCTCAACAATCAG GAGGTGGAGCACCTCCCAAGCCATGGGAACGAGCCGGGACTGCATCGGGTCCCACTCCTTTCAAACCGGCATCTTCTGGTAGCACAAGTGACGTAGTTGAGTCTTCTGGAACAGCAAGACCTGGTGAAATCGTAGCCCCAAACGATACAACTTCAACAGTTAACAGGAATAATCTCGGTAGACCTGTACCCTCTAGACCATGGGAGCAACAACAACCGACTTATGGGACCACTTTAGGAG GTGCGGGTTATGGGTCCACTTTGGGTTACAATTCTGGATATGGGGCCGGAGGTTATGGTTCTTATGGTGGAATGGGGTCGACTTATGGTAGTGGTGGTCTATATGGAAATAGCATGTATAGAGGAGGTGGTTATGGTGGTCTTTACGGAGGGGGTAGCAGCATGTATGGCGGAGGTATGTATGGTGGTGGTTATGGAAGCTCAATGGGTGGTATGGGAATGGGAATGGGTATGGGTATGGGCATGGGTATGGGCGGTCCGGGTGGTCCGTATGGTGACGATGATCCAAACAATCCATTTGGTCCTCCTACACAGCCTCCAGGATTTTGGATTTCTTTGATGCGTGTG ATGTCGGGATTTGTAACTTTTTTTGGCCGAGTAGCTATGCTTATAGACCAAAATGCTCAAGCCTTTCACATGTTCATGTCAGCACTTCTTCAG TTATTTGACCGGTCAGGAATGTTATATGGAGAGTTAGCTAGATTTGTATTGCGAATCTTGGGTGTTAAAACGAAGCCAAACAAGCTTCAACCCCCTGGACCAAACGGACCCCACGGTCCTCATAATCAAATCGAGGGACCAAAAGGTGCACCCGCTGGTGCATGGGATGGTGTATGGGGAAACAATTGA